In the Paraflavitalea devenefica genome, one interval contains:
- a CDS encoding ABC transporter permease: MKEQDHIWTLMARKLAGEATPEELKELEELLQKYPDITYPAELLLNFWEQGPPSDKGEAEAAYERLRRRLAKLKPDAFPSPIARRVTWKKRPRRSVHLYNALANSGSMLNNYFKTSCRTLSRNKTFSSINIAGLAVGMAGAILLLLGIVNMYSYDQFHTKKDRIYQVYSQEENGGEIATWNGTPHPAGPALKAGWPQVEEAVRVNWVAAFVLKNGDKQLQTQGYLTDPAFLTLFDFPLLKGNPQTALNGPHSIVLTEKAAGQLFGDEEALGKVIRIDSNINFTVTGILKNIPHNSRFEFDYLVPWNYMKEVGWEDANWGNSSIATYVLLKPGVTEQKANMLIGNLLKNNAPEVATEIFLHPMRKWLLWSRFENGKIAGGAIEIVRLLGIIAAFILLIACINYMNMSTARSEKRAKEVGIRKVAGAGRGSLITQFISESVIIAGVAGVLALLIAQSALGWFNKLTYQELSIPYTDPRFWIAAIGFILVTGILAGSYPAFYLSAFRPVKVLKGTFKAVHALVTPRKVLVVVQFTFAIIFIICTLIIYRQILHVQQRDMGINMDNLAFVYMKGDLKKNYPLIKNELLNRGIATAVTRTNCPITDVWSSTDSYSWPGKGTGEKIGFVQFLSDDDFTQTMGLKVVAGRDINTTLYPTDSTAMLLTESAVKRMKLKQPLGQTIKGDYRDWHVVGVVSDFIPGSPFQPVRPIVLQGPDKDWFGAITFRLKNTSKSELEKVAQVFKKYNPDYPFEYHLAAESHLAKFRGQEDIGQLAAVFAGLAVFISCLGLFALAAYMAESRVKEIGVRKVLGASVSALVALLSTGFLKLVLIAFLVASPLAWWLMHSWLQHFAYRIDIGWWVFGLTGLASLVIAILTVSYQALKAALASPIKAIRNE, encoded by the coding sequence ATGAAAGAACAGGACCATATCTGGACGCTTATGGCCCGCAAGCTGGCCGGCGAAGCTACCCCCGAAGAGCTCAAAGAATTGGAAGAGCTCCTGCAAAAATACCCGGATATTACCTATCCGGCAGAATTGCTGTTGAACTTCTGGGAGCAGGGACCACCCAGTGATAAAGGAGAAGCGGAGGCCGCCTATGAACGCTTACGGCGCCGCCTGGCCAAACTGAAACCCGATGCGTTTCCTTCTCCCATAGCCCGCCGCGTTACCTGGAAAAAACGGCCCCGGAGAAGTGTTCACCTGTACAATGCCCTGGCCAACAGCGGCAGCATGCTGAACAATTATTTTAAAACCTCCTGCCGCACTTTATCACGCAATAAGACTTTCTCTTCTATCAATATTGCAGGGCTTGCTGTAGGGATGGCCGGCGCTATCCTGCTCCTGTTAGGGATCGTGAATATGTATAGCTACGATCAGTTCCATACTAAAAAAGACCGCATTTACCAGGTATACAGCCAGGAAGAAAATGGGGGAGAGATAGCTACCTGGAATGGGACCCCGCATCCGGCAGGGCCGGCACTGAAAGCCGGCTGGCCGCAGGTGGAAGAGGCCGTGCGGGTAAACTGGGTGGCCGCTTTTGTACTGAAGAACGGTGATAAGCAATTGCAAACACAAGGTTACCTCACCGATCCGGCCTTTTTGACTCTATTCGATTTTCCCTTGCTCAAAGGCAATCCCCAAACTGCCCTGAATGGCCCGCACTCCATTGTGCTTACAGAAAAAGCGGCCGGTCAGCTTTTTGGTGATGAGGAAGCGCTGGGTAAGGTGATCAGGATTGACAGCAATATCAATTTTACGGTGACCGGTATCTTGAAAAACATTCCCCACAATTCCCGCTTCGAATTTGATTACCTGGTACCCTGGAACTATATGAAGGAAGTAGGGTGGGAAGATGCCAACTGGGGCAACAGTTCTATAGCCACTTATGTGTTGCTGAAGCCAGGCGTAACCGAACAAAAGGCCAATATGCTCATTGGCAATCTTCTTAAAAACAATGCGCCGGAGGTAGCTACTGAAATATTCCTGCACCCTATGCGTAAGTGGCTATTATGGAGCCGCTTTGAAAATGGGAAGATAGCAGGCGGCGCCATAGAGATAGTACGTTTACTGGGTATTATCGCCGCTTTTATATTGCTCATTGCCTGCATCAACTATATGAACATGAGCACTGCCCGCAGTGAAAAGCGGGCCAAAGAAGTGGGCATCCGCAAAGTGGCCGGTGCAGGAAGGGGCTCTCTCATTACGCAGTTCATCAGCGAATCGGTGATCATTGCGGGCGTGGCCGGTGTGCTGGCATTGCTCATTGCACAGTCGGCTCTCGGCTGGTTCAATAAGCTGACCTACCAGGAACTTTCCATTCCTTATACCGATCCACGTTTCTGGATCGCTGCGATAGGCTTTATATTGGTCACCGGTATACTGGCTGGCAGTTACCCCGCGTTTTACTTATCGGCCTTCAGGCCGGTGAAAGTGCTGAAAGGGACTTTTAAAGCAGTACATGCACTGGTTACACCCCGTAAGGTACTGGTGGTTGTACAGTTTACCTTTGCCATCATCTTCATCATTTGCACGCTCATCATTTACCGGCAGATACTGCATGTGCAGCAAAGGGACATGGGGATTAATATGGACAACCTGGCCTTTGTATACATGAAAGGAGACCTGAAAAAGAATTACCCCCTTATTAAAAATGAATTGCTGAACAGGGGAATAGCCACAGCAGTCACCCGCACCAATTGCCCCATCACAGATGTATGGAGCAGTACAGACAGCTATAGCTGGCCCGGTAAAGGAACTGGTGAAAAAATAGGCTTTGTACAATTCCTGAGCGATGATGACTTTACGCAAACCATGGGATTGAAAGTAGTGGCAGGCCGCGATATTAATACCACCCTGTACCCGACAGATTCCACGGCCATGCTGCTCACCGAGTCGGCTGTAAAGCGGATGAAACTGAAACAACCCCTGGGGCAGACTATCAAAGGCGATTACAGGGACTGGCATGTGGTGGGCGTGGTCAGTGATTTCATTCCCGGCTCGCCTTTCCAGCCGGTGAGGCCGATTGTATTGCAGGGACCCGATAAAGATTGGTTTGGCGCCATTACCTTCCGGTTAAAAAATACCAGCAAAAGTGAACTGGAAAAAGTAGCGCAGGTATTCAAAAAATACAATCCCGATTATCCCTTTGAATACCACCTGGCTGCCGAATCCCACCTGGCTAAATTCCGTGGCCAGGAAGATATTGGTCAGCTCGCGGCTGTTTTTGCCGGGTTGGCTGTTTTTATTTCCTGCCTGGGCCTGTTTGCGCTGGCGGCCTACATGGCCGAAAGCCGGGTGAAAGAGATCGGTGTGCGCAAAGTATTGGGCGCTTCTGTATCTGCGCTGGTGGCCCTGTTGTCTACCGGCTTCTTAAAACTGGTATTGATCGCCTTCCTGGTGGCTTCGCCATTAGCCTGGTGGCTCATGCATAGCTGGTTGCAGCATTTTGCTTACCGTATTGATATTGGCTGGTGGGTATTTGGTCTTACCGGACTGGCATCCCTGGTCATAGCGATCTTAACGGTTAGTTACCAGGCTTTAAAAGCCGCACTGGCCAGCCCGATCAAGGCCATCCGGAATGAATAA
- a CDS encoding nuclear transport factor 2 family protein produces METLVRYGKTVNKMYDAFSRGDIPYIISCLHKDVIWEVMGEPDIPHAGIYHGPNDVKAFFKQMDDEVEYTEFVPEHILENEHLVVSTGYCKGRVKETGKLFSSIWAMTSEFNDDGQLVHFRDCYDTLAMARAFKK; encoded by the coding sequence ATGGAAACCTTAGTGCGTTATGGCAAAACAGTCAACAAAATGTATGATGCTTTCAGCCGCGGTGATATTCCCTATATCATCTCCTGTTTGCACAAAGATGTGATCTGGGAGGTAATGGGCGAACCGGACATTCCCCATGCCGGTATTTACCACGGACCGAATGATGTGAAAGCATTTTTCAAACAGATGGATGACGAGGTGGAGTACACAGAGTTTGTGCCGGAACACATTCTTGAAAATGAGCACCTCGTTGTATCAACCGGTTATTGCAAAGGCAGGGTAAAAGAGACTGGTAAGCTCTTTTCCTCTATCTGGGCCATGACCTCTGAGTTTAATGATGATGGCCAGCTCGTTCACTTCCGCGATTGCTATGATACGCTAGCCATGGCACGCGCCTTCAAAAAGTAA
- a CDS encoding FecR domain-containing protein, which produces MEKQDKIEIISNLISKYREGTLSREEQAELDTWLAESPENRSLLAELMNPKVLAEKLKVFSEVDSDAIWQKTMQQIDPAARIIQLQPAKRMWWKYAAAAAVIGLSVAGWFYFQSATQQQPVVAEQQHTNGNAEIKDDILPGSSKATLTLMDGQTVALDNTGDEQKIQQHKISISRTNGRLIYSGNEANGRDPIAVGSTVLYNTVTTPRGGQYEVVLPDGSIAWLNAASSLRFPIAFAGSERKVLLTGEAFFKITPNKNKPFRVEIQGPQKEDGGTVEVLGTTFNVNAYTDDALIRTTLLEGAVKLTTKEAKQVLKPGQEAAVHTDGKIRQVTKVDIATAVPWRNGFISLESDLKVVLENIARWYNLGIEYRGTLPAMSLAGKIPRSYSIDVALEALQSQGIKLELKRKERKIVVTI; this is translated from the coding sequence ATGGAAAAGCAGGACAAAATTGAAATCATATCAAACCTGATTAGTAAGTATCGGGAAGGGACGTTGAGCCGTGAGGAGCAGGCAGAGCTGGATACCTGGTTGGCTGAATCACCTGAAAACCGCTCTTTGTTAGCTGAACTGATGAACCCGAAGGTGTTGGCAGAGAAGCTGAAAGTCTTCTCCGAGGTGGATAGTGACGCTATCTGGCAGAAAACAATGCAGCAGATAGATCCGGCCGCCCGGATAATTCAGCTTCAGCCCGCCAAAAGGATGTGGTGGAAATATGCGGCCGCCGCAGCGGTAATAGGTTTGTCAGTAGCGGGTTGGTTTTACTTCCAATCTGCTACCCAACAACAACCTGTAGTAGCAGAGCAACAGCATACCAATGGCAATGCTGAGATAAAAGATGATATCCTGCCCGGCAGTTCAAAAGCGACCTTAACCCTGATGGATGGGCAAACGGTAGCACTGGACAATACCGGTGATGAGCAAAAGATACAGCAGCACAAGATCAGTATATCAAGGACCAATGGACGGTTAATATATAGTGGAAATGAAGCCAACGGTCGGGATCCAATAGCTGTTGGATCAACAGTTCTTTACAATACTGTAACTACCCCCCGGGGTGGACAGTACGAGGTGGTACTTCCCGACGGAAGTATAGCCTGGCTCAATGCGGCTTCATCATTGCGTTTTCCTATAGCCTTCGCCGGTAGCGAAAGGAAAGTTTTGCTTACCGGTGAGGCTTTTTTTAAGATCACACCCAATAAGAATAAACCTTTCCGGGTGGAGATACAAGGACCGCAAAAAGAAGATGGCGGTACGGTGGAAGTACTGGGCACTACCTTCAATGTGAATGCCTATACCGATGACGCCCTGATCAGGACTACACTCCTGGAAGGTGCTGTAAAGCTCACCACCAAAGAAGCAAAGCAGGTATTAAAACCTGGCCAGGAGGCCGCTGTGCATACAGATGGAAAGATCCGGCAGGTAACAAAGGTTGATATTGCTACGGCAGTACCCTGGCGGAATGGATTCATCAGTTTGGAATCGGACTTAAAAGTAGTGTTGGAGAACATTGCCCGGTGGTATAATCTGGGTATTGAATACAGAGGAACATTACCCGCAATGTCATTAGCTGGTAAAATTCCAAGATCTTATTCAATAGATGTTGCGCTGGAGGCCCTGCAATCGCAGGGTATAAAGCTCGAATTAAAGCGGAAAGAGAGAAAAATAGTAGTTACAATATGA
- a CDS encoding sensor histidine kinase: MIMTNDFNREVMNMLNGIADRRLVEERMAHLAAIVDSSDDAIISKTLEGIITSWNDAAERIFGYTAAEAIGQSITLLIPPNRLQEEPLIVERIRKGERVDHFETKRVTKDRRLLDISLTISPIKDSSGRVIGASKIARDITVQKEAERLLRDTEERFREKLERTVEERTRELVLINEELERSNHELEQYAYIASHDLQEPLRKIQNFAELLKMHIQDAEAVEAYYSKINDTARRMSALIKDVLNYSRLSKSGMAFGPVDLNGVWQDVISDFELLIEQKKAVIETDTLPVIAGDASQLRQLFGNLISNSLKFCEQVPRIQVRSTIIKVPAQATMGNQASGSFAEIIFTDNGIGFEQKYADQIFVVFKRLNNRQFYSGTGIGLALCKKIVERHGGVISASSKPGKGTAFTILLPVTTPEKQ, translated from the coding sequence ATGATTATGACCAATGACTTTAATAGGGAGGTAATGAATATGCTGAATGGTATTGCCGACCGCAGGCTGGTGGAAGAAAGAATGGCGCACCTCGCTGCTATTGTAGATTCTTCTGATGATGCCATTATCAGTAAAACACTGGAAGGTATCATTACCAGTTGGAATGATGCCGCGGAAAGGATCTTTGGTTATACCGCCGCTGAAGCCATTGGCCAATCCATCACCCTGCTTATTCCCCCCAACCGGTTGCAGGAAGAGCCCCTGATCGTGGAACGGATCAGGAAAGGGGAACGTGTTGACCATTTTGAAACCAAGCGGGTCACGAAAGACAGGCGACTCCTGGATATATCATTAACCATTTCTCCCATCAAAGACAGCAGTGGCCGGGTGATCGGCGCTTCCAAGATAGCCCGTGATATTACGGTACAAAAGGAAGCGGAGCGGTTGTTGCGGGACACAGAAGAACGGTTCAGGGAAAAGCTGGAAAGAACGGTGGAAGAGCGGACCCGGGAGCTGGTACTGATCAACGAAGAGCTGGAAAGATCGAACCACGAACTGGAGCAATATGCCTACATTGCCAGCCATGACCTGCAGGAACCCCTGCGGAAGATCCAAAACTTTGCAGAACTGCTGAAGATGCATATCCAGGATGCGGAAGCGGTGGAGGCTTACTATAGCAAGATCAATGATACGGCCAGGCGGATGTCGGCTCTTATCAAGGATGTATTGAATTATTCCCGGCTATCCAAATCAGGCATGGCTTTTGGGCCGGTTGACCTCAACGGGGTGTGGCAGGATGTGATCAGTGATTTTGAATTATTGATCGAACAAAAAAAAGCAGTGATAGAGACAGATACCCTGCCTGTAATAGCAGGAGATGCTTCCCAGTTACGCCAGCTTTTCGGAAATCTTATCAGCAATTCACTCAAGTTTTGCGAACAGGTGCCGCGTATACAGGTCAGGTCTACGATCATTAAAGTGCCTGCCCAGGCAACCATGGGCAATCAGGCATCCGGCAGTTTTGCTGAAATTATTTTCACGGATAACGGTATTGGCTTTGAACAAAAGTATGCCGACCAGATATTTGTCGTCTTTAAACGGCTCAATAACCGCCAGTTCTACAGTGGTACGGGCATTGGGCTTGCCTTATGTAAGAAGATCGTGGAGCGCCATGGCGGCGTCATCAGCGCCAGCAGTAAACCAGGCAAAGGCACTGCTTTTACTATACTGTTGCCTGTAACTACACCGGAAAAACAATAG
- a CDS encoding response regulator, whose product MNRGKTCFLIDDDADDQEIFTLVLKSVNPAITCITANDGFEAVTRLMEEKTFNPDYIFLDLNMPRMDGKECLREIKKIDRLKGIPVIIYSTSSEQKDILETRALGASDYLEKQSSVMELRNRLACFFK is encoded by the coding sequence ATGAATCGTGGCAAAACCTGCTTTCTGATTGATGACGATGCAGACGACCAGGAGATATTCACCCTGGTGCTGAAAAGTGTCAATCCGGCTATTACCTGTATCACCGCCAATGATGGTTTTGAAGCTGTTACCAGACTGATGGAGGAAAAAACGTTTAATCCTGATTATATTTTCCTTGACCTGAATATGCCGCGTATGGATGGGAAGGAATGCCTGCGGGAGATTAAAAAGATCGACCGGTTGAAAGGCATCCCCGTCATTATTTACTCTACTTCTTCAGAGCAAAAAGACATCCTGGAAACCCGCGCCCTGGGGGCCAGTGATTACCTCGAAAAGCAATCCAGTGTAATGGAGCTCAGGAACAGGCTGGCATGTTTTTTTAAATGA
- a CDS encoding RNA polymerase sigma factor produces MTPKFQDKADWIAAFREGKAGAFEQVFKEQHRLLCYVAVQLGLDPAEAEDVVADTFTKLWHGRAQFNNEEHIKGFLYTATRNACFNLLKQKQRRLASNNELSYLQAAAEDDFSRKMIEAELLKKLYPYIEDLPRMCRAVFKQLYFEGATTEEAAAKLGISTRNVLNQKARALQLLRGKILVFLIMAGCLYGAGHYQYNRDDSPLPVAPKNNRS; encoded by the coding sequence ATGACCCCGAAGTTCCAGGATAAAGCCGATTGGATAGCTGCCTTCCGGGAGGGTAAAGCAGGTGCTTTTGAACAGGTGTTCAAAGAACAGCACCGGCTATTGTGTTATGTGGCGGTGCAACTGGGACTTGATCCTGCAGAGGCGGAGGATGTGGTGGCAGATACTTTCACCAAGTTATGGCATGGCCGCGCCCAGTTTAACAACGAAGAACATATAAAGGGATTTCTCTATACTGCCACCCGCAATGCCTGCTTCAACCTGCTGAAGCAAAAGCAGCGCAGGCTGGCTTCCAATAATGAATTATCCTACCTGCAGGCCGCTGCGGAAGACGATTTTTCCCGTAAAATGATCGAGGCTGAATTGCTGAAGAAATTGTATCCGTATATAGAAGACCTGCCCAGGATGTGCAGGGCGGTGTTCAAGCAGTTGTATTTTGAAGGCGCCACTACCGAAGAAGCGGCTGCCAAACTGGGCATCTCGACCCGGAATGTATTGAACCAGAAAGCAAGGGCCCTTCAGTTGCTGCGTGGCAAGATCCTGGTTTTCCTGATCATGGCAGGTTGCCTGTACGGGGCAGGTCATTATCAATATAATAGGGATGACTCCCCCCTGCCCGTCGCCCCCAAAAACAACAGATCTTAA